The DNA sequence TGgctgcaaaatttacaagcaaaaattgaagaatagtttgtcgatttgatacatttatagtTGCTTTTGAATTCATGCAATATTCTTTTGaatttatgtcaattatactgaGTTGATACAAAAAGTAGTGAATGTACCTAACTCAGACAGGTGTAGTTTTGAAAGTGATATGCTTTTGCTTCAAGGTCAAATTGATTCTCTGAAAAAACATACACTGGTTTGTCTCTGTGGCAGCAAACattaaaggaaaatgttttgGGTACTCAGTTCGGTTATTGGAAAACTTTGCCAGAACGACTCGGATATGTGAATCTCCACTTTCAACTGTGATGCCGGGAATATCATTAACCACTACTAAGTAGCTAAGTGCTGTCACCGCTCCCCTGGGTTGGGACGTGTCACCTGGTGCTGAGCTCATGGATGTGCATTAAGTAGCCCCTTCACATGTCCCCACCCGTGACTGCCCTGCAGTGCGGTTGCCCGCCCCTCACGTTCCTTTCACCCAAAGGGAACTTGGTCTCGCTGTGTGACCTACACTGTATTTgcacccagcccccagcctccttcCTTGCCGGCTGCCACCAAGCTGCGCCAAGCCTCCCTTGCCCCCCCAGGCCTCATACGGCCCCTACCAAAGGCAGGAGGACTTCTGTCCCAGCTTGTCCTCAGCTCAAAGTTTTCTCTGGTCACCCACCCCCAGGACGTCCCCCAGCAcgaggccctgggctgggaaatGTGTTCTGCATGCCTATTGTCTCTCTAGCCCCCACCTCGGAAGCTCCTGGAGAACAAAGACCCCAGCTCTCATCTCTGCTTAATGATTGTCCACAGCTCACAGATGGGACTGAAATGTTGATGGTGGGATTTCAGCCACCAGAACTGGCTAACTGAAGCCAAGGATCTCTCTGGCGCCCCCAGAGCACACTGCAAAGGAAGGTTTCAGCTCCACGTGGAGAATCCTGGCAGGCGTACatagggaagggaagaaaaagttgtGCCAAACACTGGGTCATCTGTCACTTTCCACtttgcttatttaatcctcaaaacaacccctAAAGGTAGGGTCTCTGACCCCCCCTCACAGAGAAGGGAGCAGACGTTCCAGGGATTTGGGCAGTTAAATGAGGTCCTCTCTGTGGGAGATCAGCCCTGGTGGCGGACACACCAAGTCCCAGAGCTTGTTCTTATTTGCTCAGGACCAGCAGGAGTTGGGACCCCTGTCTTCCCTGACTCCCCATCAGCCTGTGAATCCCACCTCACCCTTCACCCACATGAGACGCTGCAGTCTGTCGCCACCATGGGTGGGACGTGATCCTTCACGACTGGACACGTTTGCTGGTGTTGGAGGTGGTCAGACACCAGAGTCGCCTCTAAAGGAGACGCCTTCCCTCTCAGAGCGGCTTTAGGGCGCgggaagcagggggagggatCAAATGACTCAAGGTCTCATGCGGTTTTGAGGATGTCTGTGTTTCTGGCAAGAATTTCCTGAAATCAGTGTCTCGGGGACGCGAGGGACTGGTCGCCCGGGAAGGGCCTAAGGAAAGGGCAGCCCTACCTGGGGGGCAGGGCAGTCCCACATCCCGCTGCGAAGCCTGGCCAGCCGAGCCCAGCCGAGAAGGCCAACAGCTGGGGCTCCTCTGCGGGGGCagcgggaggagaggggaggagaggggagggtgggatggggagggaagtCCCGGGAGGGAGGGCGGTCCTAGCGGGGGGGGAGGAGCCTCAGCTGCTGGGAGCTGGAGGGGcccaggaggtgggaggggaggagatgggggcCGACCCGAGAGACGCCGGAGAGGGTGCCGGGAATAGGCTGACAGCCTGGCCAGGAGTAGGCCTCGGCCGTGGCCTCGGGAGGGGGAGCGTAGGAGAGACCCCAAGGCGCAAGAAAGGAGGTGAGGGGGGGAGAATGGCAGGACAGCTGGACGGGAGGATGGGGCGGGCAAAGGGTACAGCTCCAAAGGGCAAGATTGGGCAACTTGTCTGTGGGCCCTCGCTTCAAGGCGAGACCCTGGTCGCTTTTCACTGCGGgcgtctcagtttccacatctgtggcTTTCTGGTCCCAAGAAGACTGTACAGGCAGAGTTCCCGGGGAGGGTCCAGCCCTCAGGAGACCCCAGTCATGGATTGCGGGAGGCGGGATCAGAGGGCTGGGAGAGGGCTGGTGGCGAAAGCTCCAGAAAAAACAGCTAGAGAGGGAGGGTCTGCTCTGGGAAGAAAGCCCTGGTGGGGCCGAGGCCCCCatttctggggtggggggctcGGAGGGCCAAGGGCACCGGGCCATTGCAGCACAGGGAGGGTTAAGCATCCTCCCACTTCCCACCCGCTCTGGGCCCCTCCCTCGTGTTTACGTCCTCCCCAAAATATTCAGCCTCCAGCTGGCCTCCATTCTGGGcctgtccctccccacctccagtaGCGGGGCGGGGGCCACAGGCTGAGGGTCAGGGCCCGGGACCCCACAGAGCCAGCAGTCTGGGGACTGGAGTCAGAGAAGATGGGCCAGAAAAGcaggggagggctggagggggcAACAGTGCTGCCCCCAAGGCTGGCCTGAGGACCACAGCCAACTCAGCACCTACCCAGGACAGGGCCAAAGCCGCCCTGAGCTGGACCTGGGaacagtgggggcaggggaggggaggggaagggccagGGGAATACCAGGGGAATCTCTGCAAAGCGCCACTCCCTGTCCCTGCACCTCTGCCCAGAGCTCTACCAGATGTGGTCCCCAAGCCACAGGGCCCGGGAGTTGGTGGCTCCGCGGGCTGGCACATGAGCTGAGGATCCACACATACCCTTCGCAGGGTCAGGGTGACTAAGGTGAAGCCATGTGGCAGCTGTTGCTCCCGCTGGCCCTGTGGCCGGGCGTGATGGGCTTGGGCAAGGATGAGCTCACGGCGGCCCAGCACCTGGGCCTGCAGGTGGCCCTGGAGGAGTTCCACAAGCATCCGCCCGTGCAGTGGGCCTTCCGGGAGACCGGTGTGGACAGTGCCATGGACACGGTGAGCGGcaccccagggaggggagggggatggttGGCATGTTCCCAGGGAGGAGGTACAAAGGCGCTTGGGCCCCGGAGGCGCCCAGCTCTCCAGAGAAGGGCCAGCCAGCCCAGCCATCTCCAGGGACAGTGCTGTCTCacggtgggggggagggaggagggacaggTCACGTCCAGGAAGGGCGCTGCCTGCTCAGCTGACTGCTGGCCTTCCTCTGTCTGTGGGTAGCCCTTCCCGGCCGGGACCTTTGTGAGGCTGGAGTTTAAGCTCCAGCAGACGAACTGCCGGAAGAAGGACTGGAAGAAAGCGGAGTGCAAGGTCAAGCCCAGCGGGGTGAGTGAAGGCACGTGCATGCGATGGGGCATGCGCTCAGCGCGGGGGTGTGCGACTGGGGTTCAGGAGGAGATCCAGCGAGAAGCCTCAGGTTGGGGACCCCAGGGCGGAGCAGCCTCCCTGGCAGCTGACTTGCCTGTCTCGGCTGGTGGTTGTGATGGTTGCAggtgggctgggggcctggacagGCAGGAGGAGGGACGGCTGGGCTACCCCCGAGGACACATGCTCTTCAGAGTGGGTCCACCTTCCATGCCATCCAAGTTCCTCTCTCAGGCTTCGCGTCACCGGTGGAAGAAGGCCACCCTAGGCCTGGTGAATGCCCCATTTCCTGTGTGTTTTCAAGTGGAGATGGCCCAGCCCGGGCTGGTTCCTAACAGGGCTCGATTGTCATCAGCCACCTTGGGGGCAAAGTCACTGCCATGGGGGCGATCCTGGGGCCGGAACGCAACCATCTGGTGtccagtctcagctctgccaacCACCAGCCCTGTTACTTCCCAGGTTCTCtgaaggcctcagtttcctccatcTGTTAAGGGAGGGACTGGATTATACGAGTGGTTTTCTAGACTTTTATACCAGGACCATTGTGTTCAAATCttacaagaaaatacaaataaatgtaacaGATGACAGCAGAGCAGCTCAGGTGGAAGTCAGGTGGGGAGAACCCACCTGGACGAGGACTCCCACCTACACACAcgcgcgcgtgcgcacacacactcactcaggGTTCATAGAAAACTGCAGGATGGTTTGACTTCTGAAATTTCCCGGTCTGAGGGTGGGCTGAGCCTGGAACCACCTGGCCTGCCAGGGGAACCCCCATTGTATGCTGCCCCCCAGCTCCCACTCTCACCCTCGGGGCCGCAGGCCTCCCCTCACTCACCCGTTTCCTCTCTGGGCTCTATGCGCCCCTCCCCAGAGAAAGCGGAAATGCCTGGCCTGCATCAAGCTGGACCCTGAAGATAAAGTCCTGGGCCGGATGGTCCACTGCCCCATAGAGACACAGGTTCAACAGGTAAGAGTGCGcggaggagggagcagaggtTGGGGAGGGAGCTGGTGGACAGAAACTGGGCCTGTGGGAGAGGTCGGAGGCGGAAGCCTGCATGGAGGGGCGAGGAGGGCTCTGGGCCTGGGGGATGGGGGCGTGGAGGGGTCACGGCCTGAGCGGTGCGGCTGCCGCAGGAGCTGCAGGAGCGCCAGGAGGCCCAGTGCAGCAGGGTGGAGCGCGCCGGCGAGGACCCTCACGGCCACTACTTCCCCGGGCAGTTCGCGTTCTTCAAAGCCTTGCCCCCCAGCTGAGGCCTGACTGGTAGGTGGCCcgccaggaaggagggaggaaggactaGGCGGAGGCCAGCCAGGTGGGGCAGGGATGGAGAGGAGGCTGGAGCTGCGGCTGCGCTGCgggaggcaggaggagaggggccGGGAGCCTGAAGACAGCTGGGGCGGGGCCCAAACAGCCCCCGTCATACCCAGTCTtagtttctcttcccttccctctagaATTTCACCCGGCTTCCTGGAAGCAGCGTGAGGGAGGTTAACAAGTGAAAGCCCGCCCTCCCTTCTCTGCGCCCAGGGAGGACTGTCCCATTGTCCCTAATAAAAGTGCTCTAGAGCTGCGTTCTCTCCTCCCCTcgcattccttccctccctcctgagAGCAGCGGGAGGAAAGGGCCCCAGTGCTCCAGCCTCACGGGGAGGAAGCAAAGCCCCGAGAGGGTGAGGGCGAGGGCGAGCACGATGCCTCCCATCAGAAGGACACCCAGTAAGCTGTGTGCTCCTCCTTCCCCAGGACAGGCCAGAGGCAGCAGGGACCCAGGCTCGTTTTCAGGGGCCCACACGCAATGACAGgtagagatgcaaattaaaacacgaGTATTTAATGGGGATTGGCACGGGTGGGCATGGCAGTGGAAGCTTCAGGGAGACCCCAGGGGGGCACAGCACAGGGTCACTTGGACAGGCCAACCTGGAAGATGCGGCTTCCACGCTCCGAGCTCCGCCGCGTCCTCTCCCAGGACGGGCCGGGCAGGAGGCTCACCATCCTTGCCTCTCACCTTTAGCCTTAGGACCAAGCAACTTTATTCTCCTAAGCCTCAGGCTCAGGCAGCCGGGAGTGGCAGCAGCTACGGACACGAGGAGGCCGGGCCTCCTCCCAGGAGCAAGCGTAGGTGCAGAACAGCCTCACACGGTGCCAGCTGCCTGAGGAGGGTCCAAGGGAGCTGTGTCCCTGATGGATGGAGGTGTGAGAGGGAGGGGGGCTGCTCTTAGGCAAGGGGGCCCATAAGACGCCCGTGTGCAGGGCCAGTGGCCAGCATGATGAAACCATGAAGAAAAGCAGGGAGGCCACAGCGTGCCAACCCCAAGGGCCACGGCCACAGGGTGCATTCAAAAGACAAAGGAAGTGGCGCGGGCGGGGCTGAGCGCCTGCTCGGCCTGGGCCAGGCTGTCCCTGGCCTGGCGATCCAGGTCGTGGCACTCTTGCAGCGTGTCCTGGAACTGGCGGCAGGCCTCCTCCAGGATGGAGCTGCTGCGCGTGGGCCAGGACTCCCAGTAGCCGGGCTCCACCCAGGGCTGGGCCTCCACGGCTCGCGGGCCGGAGCTGGAGCTGGGGCGCAAGGAACTGTCCAGGTCCCGGCACAGCTGGTAGAAGTCACTGCCGCGCCCGCTCACGCGCTCACCGTCGATGACCTTCAGGCCGGGCAGCAGCTCTCGGACCGAGGCCCAGTAGGAGGGGCTGGCGCACAGCGGGTTGCTGAGCCTGGCCGAGGGGTCGCGGAGCCGCAGGCGCTCGAGGCCCGGCAGCGCCGCCAGACACTGCAGCTGCCCAGGGCCGGCCAGTAGGTTGCCTGCGGCGTTGAGACTCTGCAGGTTCTCGCAGGCGGCCAGGGGCTCCAGCCCCGTCAGCCGGTTGTTGGCCACGTTGAGCACGGCCAGCTGGTGCAGGGAGGCCAGCGGGCCCAGCTGGGTGAGCGCGTTGCCCGAAAGGTCCAGCCACTCGAGGCCCAAGCACTCCCCCAGGCAGCCCAGGTccaccagccccaggccctgcagcTTCAGCAGCAGGATGGACTCCAGGGCGAACTCACCCGAGCGCGCCTTGAGCAGCTGAGGGGTGACGCGCACCCCGTCGGTCTCTCCCGACTTCTCACCCCGAGGCTCCATGAGACGAAGTGGGTCCAGGTGGCTGGGGCCCCGGCAGCTCCGTCACAGTGACGCAGGTGCCACTGGTGGTCAGCGGGCTGCTCACCCCAAAGGACGCCCCGTCCACTCGGCCTGGGCTGGACGCCTGTCTCCGACACCCCCGCTCAAGGGCCAGCAGGTCCCTGAGGAGAAACAGTCAAAGAGTAAGCGGGCCTCTGAGAACCTCAGTGACCGCCCAGCCTCCACCGCCAGGGCCAGAGACCTAGACGGCCCGGCGGGACCTGAGGACAAGAGTCCAGGGCACAGGAGGGTCAAGAGCCCCTCCGAGGGAGGTGGGCCAGGCACAGGTCCTTGCCTAAGGGGGTCCTGACTCGGCCCTGGCGGTTATGGCCATGCTGGATGGGATTCAGGCCCGCCTTTACCAATTCTTCCCGTCTCCCAAATCTGCTCCGGCGACACAATCTCATTACTTTCCTTTCTCGTAACTGCTCACGATTACCTGTATTAACTCTGAGGTGTTTCCTTTTAACCATTTACACTTATTTTTGAAGAGATAACAGGTCACCATCATCGCCAATCTCGTTTCCTTCCTGGGAGACCCATGCATTGGCAAACACAAATGAGAGCACCTGGGCCTtcttgacaattttttaaaaaatcagcaatgAATTCAAAGTGGTTTCCACGTTCCATGGGCCAACTTGTGAcctctggtggcagctgtggGGCCTGAGGGCTCAGCCTTCAGTccttgatgaggaaactgaggtcgagggaggggagggacagcGGAGGCACAGGGAGTAAGTGGCAGCACTGCCAGGCCCCTCAcctttgctccccgaacctgcctgTCAATACCAGCTCTTCACTGTGGCACCAACAGAACAGTGCCCATCGCTGCCAGCCAGATAGCATGGTTCCAGCTGCAAACACGGGCAaaggggggttggggaggggaggctgggcagTCAAGGAAGCCGtcctggagggaggggcagggtggcACCTATGTTGGATCcagaaaaggggagggagggtaCTTTCTAGTCGCCAGTGGCCGTGAGGTGGCAGAAACCCAGGTGTCAGTGCAAGACAAGAGCGCGAGGCaggaggccagggggagggacgCCGGCGATGCGAGCAAGCGCAGAAGGCTCAGGGTCTAGGAGAGGAAAACAAGCAGACCTCGGCTCCAAGTGGCAGCTCCCCAACCCCACAGACTGGCCGGGCGCAGGCCGGGCTGGCTGAGGCCTGCAGAGAAACAAGGAGCCATTCACTCCTGCTGTTTGCAAAACCTGGGGCTCCAGAGCCCCCGCCAGGCCCCGAGGCTGCGTTTCCATAGCAACGCCGCTCCTCAGAACCCCTCCAAGGAAATCAGACCCAGAGCTCCTCCCGCACGCCCCAGGACGCTGGTGAGGCTGCTAACACGTCTGACCCCCACCGTCTCTGAGAAGGAGCCCTACGTCtttccccagccccctccagtCTTCAGCAGCCCAGCTCCTCCTTCACTTCTACCAATGTTTCTGTCCAAAAGGCATGGAGGTACCCGCTAAGAAACCTGGTCACTCTGGGGAAGCACCTGCTGGGTTTGTAAGCAGCGAGCGATGCAGTCACCTCCACGTTGGTTAAACCTGCTCTGGCCCACAGGGCACCGGGCACCAGAGATGGGCCATAAAAGCACTAGCCAGATAGCCAGAGACGAGGAACCCGCCTGAGGGCGAGGAGGGAGGAGAACGTGTACCCGGAACCTGGCCATGTGACTGGAGGCCGGGCTCCTGTCTTGCACTTGGGGTGTCCTGTGGCATCGGCCTCAGGAGGCAGCGGCGAGTCCAGGATGACGGGGTCCAGGCACCGTCTGTGAGAGCGAGGCGCAACGGGCCAGCCTCGGGGGGACACCACCTCTTCCAGTATCTGCGGGCCTCTCTCCAGGGGCGCGCACATCCTCCCAGCCACTACGTTGGGGGTGAAAGCGGTCAGGGAGCCCTGGGGTACAGCCAGGGGCTGAAGTCGGGCCAACACCCACATGCTCGAGGCTGAACGGAGGGGACCGCTGAGCagccgggggtggggaggacaaCACGCCAGGCCTCCAGGCAAGAGCCACCAGCCCCGTGTCCAAATGCCCCGCCGCCGCCGGGGCGACGGGCTGTGGGGGAAGCGGTACCCTGAGGAACCCCGCCAGCGATGGGGATGGAGGTGGTGcgcaaagggagagaaagaacaaGGGGGCGGGCAGAGAACGGTGTGTGCGTGCCCACGTTCTGCGGAAGAGGACAGGGGTGCGGGAAGATGGCACTGGGACTGGACATCAGGCCTCCTGTGCCCCCAAGGTCCCATCTGGCAGGAGACACGTGCCCCGCCAGCACTTGGCTCTGTGCCCTCGGCCCTGGGTCCCACGCCCTTGTCTGCAGTTAGATGAACAGCACCGCAGTCAAACCCTGATTCTCCAGCGTGTCCATGACCTCTGCTCCGCTCCTGTGCCCCACTTTACCTCAAATCTGCACACTTCAACCAGGCCGGGGCCCACACGCCTGTGCAAACCCAGCCAACGCAGAGGCCAGCAGCGGACAGCAGGCTCCGCGCAATGCGAGAACGGCTCGTCCACATGCAACGGCGTCAACGTTCCTCCAGAAAACCAGAATCACCCTGGTCCTCTTATGGAAATGAGCGAACAGAGGCACTGGCCCAACGTGTGTCTGTGAAAAGGACTCGGTCACACAGACAAGGCTATGACTGAAACAGGTAACTCCGGATCTCCGGGGGGAGGCCCATCTTCCCTTGTTCAGAGCCAGCAGTTGTGAGTCTCAGTTTACCTATGCAGGGAATGGGCCAGAAGAGGATGCCGTGAGTcgccagggcagggcagagccaaGTCTAGGGAAGAAATGGTTCAGCTCGGAGCAGCCTCAGGTGGACAGTCACCGGGCCGCTTCAGTGAACTGGGGCCCCTTCCTCCGCCCCATTCCCTCCCGACCACAACCTGGCACAGGGTCCTCGGACCCGGCACTGCTGCCACCTGGGGCCGGGGTAAGTCTCTGCCGCGGAGGCTCCTCTGTGCGTCCCTGTCTTCCACCCGCGAGAGGACAGTGGCAATCCCCCCacaagctgtgacaaccaaaacatCTCTAGGCGTTGCCCAATGGCCCCTGGGGGACAAAACTGCCCCCGGTTGAGAACCACCTCTCCAGAGCCCAAGCCCCCAAGCTCGGGACCGTCAAGCTTCTCATCTCCTCCCTTTCACTGCCCTCGTCTTCCTCACACCCCCCAACCCTGGTGCCTCGCCGGTTCAGGCCTCCCCTCTCCGAGAACAAGGAGAGCCGCTGAGGGGAGGCCAGAGAGCAAGGGGACAGTGCCTCTCCCAGGAGGAGCTCGAGGGGTGGCAGCACTGACCAATACACGACCCCCTGGACTGCTTTAGTTAGGGCGCATGACATCCCTGCCCCCACCTGACCTACTACACCCGAACCTGCGAGGGAGGGACAGGACGCCTCAGCTTTAAGATGCTCTCAGGTGATTCTCGTTGAAGTCTGAGACCCACGTGCAATTTAAGGAAGGGAGGCAAGGAGACAGGGAGAGGTCCAGGGCCAGGCCCTGATCTCACCACCCAAATGCACTGGATGCAGAGTCCAGACGTTAAGGGAGCGCAGCCCCAGTCCCAGCCTCTCCCCCAGGCGCGCTGGCCTCTCCTCacagggagcctgtgcagacaTGCCCTGCAGCAGCTGGGGAAAAAGACACGACCTGAGCGGTGTGGAGGTGAGACTTCACTTCCTATCGTGGTGCTCTGACCACTGAACACGATCTGTATAAAGCCTTATTCAAGAAAATGCCATGTTACACTGTTAAACTGAAAATACAGCATACTAACTAGCACAGAGGATGTGACCTCAAGGTAAAAAAGGAAATACGTCAAAGTTTTCATAGAGGCTGAGTGAAAGGATTACGGTGAATTTTTCCTGCTTCCTCACATTCTCAGTAACTTCCGAACGTCCTACAGTGAATTAGTCACAGTGACACAGGGGAAGCGAAGGGACAGGCTCCTGGGCTCAACCGCACAGCCAGGGCCAAAGTGCAAGTTAGGCCTTGGTGCCTCTGCACGCCCCCTTCCCTCTCAAAGTCCCTCTGCCAGCGGCCCAGCGGAGCTGGACTTGTGTCTTCTGGGTGTGACGAGCCCCGCCCCAAACACTCCAGCCtcacccttccttcttttcccatTGATCCCACCAGAGCCTGGGCCCCATGCCCTCAGGTCCTGCACTCGACCGTAAAGGAACTCAGGCCGGTCAGTCACTGGGATACGTGCCCTTTCTTGCTTCCTCAGACTGCTTTCACTGTAGAAAGAAGAAACCCCAAGGCTTCCAGTAGTCTGGAAACAAACTACAGGCGACAACGGCCACGTGATGACTGGGCGTCCCAGATCTCCTCGATCACACGCTCGCGGGAGCTGGGCGGTGCCCTCCACCAGGGCTCTTGGGAACCCCAGGATCCACGGGCAAGCACAGACCCTAAGAAGACCGGTGTGCGTGTGGGCACCGCCCTCCATCATATtagggtttctttcctttccaggaAGAGTGTCCACGGCTTCCCCAGGCCCTAGGTGGCTGAGGATATCCCGCACAGCGCCTGGCTGCTGAGAACACAGACCTCGAGGGCCTGCCGCCCCGACACACACGGACAAGCCACGTGTAGGGCCCCTCGCCCAGCGACACTTTCAAGGAGCACCGCGGTCCATACGCTGCGTGGTACAACTCAGAGTCACCGATGACCAGAGCCCGCCCTCCCGCCCCCGTGCTGCCGGCAGTGACTCCAGCAGTGGGCAGATGGAAGATGACATCTCCGCGAAAACGAAAATGACGATCTGTCAAGAACTGAGAAACTGTCCTCATTCCTTCCAAACAAGTTTTGGAGCCTGGCTGTCCCCGTCTAATGTCCTAGGACGCGACACTGTGCCCCCTCCCGTCATCTACGCAGACTTCCCACAGGCAGCTTCTCAGGGCATCGGAGCCTGCGGTCAGACTCACCGGCCTGCGCGCCTCGGCCAGGTCCCTGCTGGGGAAGATAAAGGGCGTGGGTGTAGCTTGGGAGATGCTCCAGGTTGGTCTTCAAGAAGAGAAGACGCTCAGCCATCTCCCCTGGGAGAGGGGAGTCATGCTCCACGATGGCGGGGCCGCCCAGGGACGCAAAGACACTTGCAGAGAAGGCGCCCGTCAGGGCGCAG is a window from the Orcinus orca chromosome 9, mOrcOrc1.1, whole genome shotgun sequence genome containing:
- the RARRES2 gene encoding retinoic acid receptor responder protein 2 codes for the protein MWQLLLPLALWPGVMGLGKDELTAAQHLGLQVALEEFHKHPPVQWAFRETGVDSAMDTPFPAGTFVRLEFKLQQTNCRKKDWKKAECKVKPSGRKRKCLACIKLDPEDKVLGRMVHCPIETQVQQELQERQEAQCSRVERAGEDPHGHYFPGQFAFFKALPPS
- the LRRC61 gene encoding leucine-rich repeat-containing protein 61 — encoded protein: MEPRGEKSGETDGVRVTPQLLKARSGEFALESILLLKLQGLGLVDLGCLGECLGLEWLDLSGNALTQLGPLASLHQLAVLNVANNRLTGLEPLAACENLQSLNAAGNLLAGPGQLQCLAALPGLERLRLRDPSARLSNPLCASPSYWASVRELLPGLKVIDGERVSGRGSDFYQLCRDLDSSLRPSSSSGPRAVEAQPWVEPGYWESWPTRSSSILEEACRQFQDTLQECHDLDRQARDSLAQAEQALSPARATSFVF